Proteins encoded within one genomic window of Humulus lupulus chromosome 1, drHumLupu1.1, whole genome shotgun sequence:
- the LOC133815032 gene encoding uncharacterized protein LOC133815032, with translation MPNYVMFLKDILIKKRRLGEFETVALTEGYSAILKNKIPPKLKDLVSFTIPCSIGGKDVGRALCDLRASINLMPMSIFKKLGIGEARPTTVTLQLADRSMAHPEGKIEDVLVQDDKFIFPTDFIILDYKMDRDVPIILGRPFLATRRTLIDVKKG, from the coding sequence ATGCCAAACTATGTGATGTTCTTGAAGGATATTTTGATAAAGAAGAGGAGGCTTGGTGAATTTGAAACGGTAGCTTTGACTGAAGGTTATAGTGCTATTTTGAAGAATAAAATACCACCAAAGTTGAAGGATCTGGTCAGTTTTACAATTCCTTGTTCTATTGGTGGTAAAGATGTTGGTAGAGCACTTTGTGATTTGAGGGCTAGTATTAACTTGATGCCCATGTCAATTTtcaagaagttgggaattggTGAAGCAAGGCCAACCACTGTCACTTTGCAATTAGCGGATCGCTCTATGGCACATCCAGAAGGAAAgattgaagatgttcttgtgcAAGATGATAAGTTTATTTTTCCAACGGATTTCATTATTCTTGATTATAAAATGGATAGAGATGTTCCAATaattttggggagaccatttcTGGCTACCAGAAGGACTTTAATTGATGTTAAAAAAGGATAG